A window of Actinomadura viridis genomic DNA:
GTGATCACCAGCGTGTGAGAGGCGGCCCCCGATGCCCGATCTGATCCAGCTCTCCGACCGCTCGGACGTCACCCCCGGTCTGCGCCGCGACCTCGTCGACTGTTGGGTCCAGGTGACCCGCGGCGGCGGCGCGGCGGGCTTCCCGTTCCCTCCCGTCGCCGAGAACGATCTCGCCCCCGTCCTGGACGCCCTCATCGCCCGGCTGCGCCCGGACCGGGAGCGGCTCCTCGTCGCCCTCCACGGGACGGTCCCCGTCGGCTGGGCCCACCTCTCGCGGGACCCCAACCCCCTGATCCCGCACTGGGGTGCCGTGAACCACCTCCAGACCCTCCCCACGCACCGCAAACGCGGCGTCGGGACGGCCCTGATGAACCACGCGCGTGACGTGGCCCGCGACGAGATGGGGCTGCGACGGCTCCACCTCTCGGCCCGGAGCGGGATGGGCCTGGAGACCTTCTACGAACGGCTCGGCTGGCGGGAGGCCGGCCGCTGGGCCAAGGCGCTCCCGCCGGCCCCGGACGGCACCCTGGACGGCACCGTGCACGGCGGCACCCTGGACGGCGGCACCCTGGACGGCGGCACCCTGGACGGCCGCACCCTGGACGGCCGCACCCTGGACGGCGCCCCGGGCGAGGTCCTCATGGTCCTCACGCCGCTCTGAACGCCGCTCCGAGGACCTTTCTCACCACCCATCAGATCCATTGAACGGCCGTCCCGGACCGGAACGGCTTCTTGAGGTAGATCGCTGTTCCGTGGTTTCTCAAGGCCCGATTGTCCGTTTCCAAGGCGGGAAGAAAGAGGGGCGTCCTGGAAAAGCGGCAATGAATGGGTTTCATGGTTCCTGCCCTGGAGTCGCGGACGCGAGTGAACGCCGGGATGGGGTGCCCCATCCCGGGAGGGCGCGCTGTGACCCGTTCCGCGGGGAGCCGGTGATGGCACCGCGCCCCGTCCAGCACCCCGGCCCGGCGGCCGGGGCTCCCGGCATCGGCGCTGGTCCTGGAGCCGGTGTCACGCCGTACGGCACCGTCCCGCCGCTGCCCGGCTGGGTCATCGCGCGGCCCCGGTTGCTGGAACGCGTACGGAAGGGCGCGCGCGGGCGCCTCACCGTCGTCACCGGACCGCCTGGTTCGGGAAAGACCGTCGCCGTCCACTCCTGGGCGGCCACGGAGGAACGTTCGGCCATTCCCATCGTCTGGATGAGCGGCGACCGGATGCCGGGCACCCCCCAGGGATTCCACGCCGTTCTGGCGGAATGCCTGGCGCGTTCAGGAACCGTCCCGGGTCCGCACGTCCAGGGCCCGCAGGCCGGCACCGCCGGACTCCTCGCCGCGCTGGAGACCCCTGTGGTCCTGGTGCTGGACGACTTCCGCCCGGAACGCGGCTCGGCGCTCATCGGCCTCGTCTCCGGCCTGCTGGAGCACGCCGGTCCCGGGCTGCGCGTCGTCGTCACCACCCGCAGCGACCCGCCGTTCCCGCTGCGCCGGTACGCGCTGGCCGGGCGGCTCACCGAGATCCGCGCGGACGACCTGGCCTTCGGCGAACGGGAGATCGCCGCCGTCCTGGCCCAGCACGGGGTGCGGCTCGGCCCGGCGCCGCTGCGGGCGCTGGCCGAACGGACCGAGGGGTGGGCGGCGGGGGTGCGCCTGGCGGCGATGTCGATGGAGCTCCAGCCCGACCCCGAGTCGTTCGTCGAGCGGTTCGCGGGCGACGACCACGCCGTCGTCGGCTACCTCGTGGAGGAGGTGCTCGACGCCCAGCCCGCGGGCGTCCGGCGTCTGCTGCTGGCCACCAGCGTCACCGACCGGGTCAACGCCGAGCTGGCCACCGAGCTGACCGGCGACGAGATCGGCCGCGGCTTCGCCGAACTGGTCCGCCGGAACGCCTTCGTCATGCCGCTCGGGCACGGCTGGTACCGCCAGCAGACGATGATCCGGGAGGCGCTGCGGCTGGTCCTCGACCACGAGGCGCCCGGCGAGGCCGACGCGCTGTGCCTGCGGGCGGCGCGCTGGTTCGAGCGGGCCGGTCACCTGCCCGAGGCGGTCCGGCAGGCCGCCCGCGCGGGCGACTGGGAGTACGCGGCCCGGATGGTCGTCGACCGGCTCGCCATCGGAGGCGTGCTCGGCCTGCGCCCGGCCGACCCGCTCGCCGAGCTGTTCGGCGCGATGCCGGCCGGGCTGGCGTTCGCCGCGGCCGAGCCGGAGCCGGCCATCGTCGCCGCCGCGGTGGGGGTCGCCCGGGGCGACGACCGGGCGTGCGCCACGGCCCTCCAGCACGCCGGGCGGCTCCTGGAACGCGCTCCCGGCAGGGTGCAGGCACGGCTGTGCGCCGCGTTCGTCCGCCTGGCCCGGCACCGCCCCACCGGACCCGCGGGGACCGGCGCCCCGCACGGCGAGGTGCCGGTGCTGCTGCCCAGGTTCCCGGAACGGCTGCTGGACGACCGGCCGGAACTGCGCGCGCTCGTCCTGTCCGCGCGGGCCGCCGCGGCGCTGCGGGCGGGACGGTCCCAGGAGGCGGCCCGGCTCTTCGGCACGGCCGCCGCCGCGGCCACGCAGGCCGGCGGCGACTTCCAGCGCCGGCACTGCCTGGGCCACCTGGCGCTCATCGAGGCGCTGCACGGCAGGTTCGCCCACGCCGCCGAACTCGCCGCCCGCGCCGAGCAGCTGCCCGAGGTGTCGGTCTCCCCCGCCGGCAGGCGCGTCCCGGCCGCCCACCTGGCGTCGGCCTGGGTACGGCTGGAACGGTACGAGGCCAAGGCGGCGGCCGACGAGCTGGACAGGGCCGGGCGCGCGCTCGACGCCTGCCCCGACCCGCTGATGGCGGCGGTGCGCCGCCTGATCGGCGCCCGGCTGGAGATCGCCCGGGAGCGCCCGGACCAAGCCCTCCGGACGCTCGGCACGATCGGTGGCTCCGCGCCACGCGCCCCCTGGATCGAGCGGAGGCTGAGGCTGGTGGCCGCGGAGGCGCACGCCGCCCGGGGCGCCGCGGGACCGGCCCGTGTCGCGGCGGAGCAGGCCGGAGGGGCGGCGACACCGCGTTCGGCCGTGGCCCTGGCCCGCGCGGAGGTGTGCGGGGGAGACCCCGCCGCCGCGGCCGGCGCCCTGCGCCACGCCCTGACGGAATCGGCGAACGTCCCCGCCGACGTCCGGATCGAGGCATGGCTGCTGCACGCCCGCCTCGCCTACTCGGCCGAGGACGCCTCAGGCGGCCGCCGCTTCCTGGACCGGGCGCTCCGCCTCGCCGAACGCGAGCGGATCCGGCTCCCGTTCGCCCTGTGCGGTGAGTGGCTGCCCCAGGTGCTGCGCCACGATCCGGACCTCGCGCGGCCGTACCGGAGCCTGCTCGGCCCGCTGCGGCCGGGCGACCGCGCGGAGCCGTCCCGGCCGGACGGCGCGGTGCCGGTCGAACGGCTGAGCCCGCGCGAGTCCGACGTGCTCCAGAGGCTCGCCGGGATGATGAGCACCGAGGAGATCGCCGCGGACCTGTGCCTGTCGGTCAACACCATCAAGACCCACCTGAAGAACATCTACCGCAAGCTGGGCGTCACTCGCAGGACCGAGGCCGTACGGCGGGCCCGGTCCCTCTCCCTCCTCCGGGACCGCTGAGCCGGGACGGCCGAGCCGCGCGCCGCACCCGCCGCGCGCCGCTCCCGCTGCACCGCGCCCGCCTCGCACGCCGCACACGCCGCACCGTACCCGCCTCGCGCGCCGTGCCCGCCGCGCGCCGTACCGGGCCCGCCCGGGCCGTTCAGCCGGCCCGGGGCGGGAACCGGCGCACCTCGACCAGTTCCAGGCCGAGGTCCTGGATCCGTTCGAGCACGCCGTACAGGGCGGCCTGGTCGAGATCGGCGCCGCAGACGACCGTCTCGACCGGGTTCACCGTGACCGTGAGATCGGCGAAGGCCTTCCGGATCGTCTCGCTGATCCGGCCCCGGATCCTGATCTCGTAGAAGGTCATCGGCTCGCACCCATCAGCCGTCCGTGGGTGTCGGCATGGTGCACCCACAGGGTGAGGCCCAGGGTCAGCAGGCCCCAGGTGATGAGCCAGATGCCGAAGAACCAGGTCAGCACGGTCAGCGTGAGGCCCGGCCAGGCCAGCATGATCAGGCCCGCGATCACCGACAGCGCGCCCAGCGCGGCGATCCAGCCGCGTCCCGCCATGCCCCGGTCGGTCATCGCGGTGACCAGCTCCATCACCCCGCTGATCAGCCAGAACAGGCCGAACAGCAGGCCCAGGGCCACGATGGTCTGCAGCGGGTGCCGCAGGACGAGCACGCCGACGATGAACGACAGCACGCCCAGCAGGGTGAACAGCACGCGGGTGCCGCTGCTCGCCTCGGCCGAGACGATCGCCTGCACGATCCGGAACACGCCGTTGATCAGCAGCTGCACGCCGAACAGGACGGCCACCACGACCACGGTGGCGGCCGGCCACACCACGATGGCCACGCCCAGCGCTGCCGCGATGACGCCGACGGCCACGCCGACGCCCCAGGCCCCGCCCGTGAACCGCGTCATCATCCTTCCGCTGGCCGGCCCGCTCATCGGACCGGCCGGTGTCGCCGAAGTCATGTCCCCTCCCAGGCTCGCCGTCCGGCGTCGGGGGCACTCCGAGTCGACCGCGGCGACCGCCCGTACCGCATCATCCGTGGCGGGTGAACGGGCGCCGCCGGCCCGCGATCTCATCCGCCGCGGGTGATATGGACGGCGCTCCCCCTGGCCGACGATGGCGGTGTCCGATCCGATCAATCGGGGAGACGAGATGGCCGAGCAGATGAGCCACGGGCCGACGACGTACCGCGAGCCGGCGAACCGCTGGGCGACCGGATTCGCGTACTTCGCCGGATGCGTCATGGTCGTGGCGGGGATCTTCGGCGTGTTCGCCGGGATCGCCGCCATCCTCAAGAACGACGTGTTCGTGTTCCGCGGCGACTACGTGTTCAAGTGGGACGTGACGGGTTGGGGCTGGGTCCACCTCGGCATCGGGGTCCTGCTGGTGGTGGCCGGGCTGGCGGTGTTCACCGGGCAGCTCTGGGCGCGCGTGGTCGGCATCGTCGCGGCGGTGATCAGTGCCGTCGCGAACTTCGTGTTCCTGCCCTTCTTCCCCCTCTGGGCGATCGTGATCATCGCGCTGGACATCGTGGTGATCTGGGCCCTGGCGACGTACTCACCGGAGCGCGCCGCGTATTGAGGCGGTGCCCCGCGGGCGGGCGTCACACGATCAGCGCGATGAAGATCAGGCACGTGACCACGTTGATCACCCAGGCGTGCGAGTTCATCCACTCCCGCACCCGGGGCATCGCGTGGGCCGCGTGCCGGTGGAACAGCACCAGGGCCAGCAGGGGGGTCGCCGCGACCAGCACGGTGAGCCCGACGAACGGCAGCGCCGAGCCGAGTCCGGCGTCCACCTGCTCCAGGTGCGCCCCGACCGTGAGCATGACCATGATGTCCGAGGGCATCAGCAGGATCACCAGCAGCCCGGTGAGGAGCGCCTTCCGCGGGGTCGCCTCCATCAGCCTGGCGAGCCACGTGGGCGGCTCGATCGTCTCCCGCCGGACGAAGTTCTTCACCGCGAGGGCGATCAGCGCCGCGACCAGGGCGTACTGGACGATCAGCCCGACCGAGCCCTTGTTGCCGGAATGGTCGAAGCTGACCGCGCTGCCCACCAGGGCGAAGATCCCGCGGGTGATCGCGACTCCCACCAGCGTGGCGACGAAGACGCCGGCCAGGAAGGCCAGGGAGACGCGCACCGGCTGCCTGGTCGTCACCAGGATGATGGCGGACATGATCTGCGGCCCGGCCATCATGGTGATGGCCAGCGGCAGGATTTCAAGGTGCACGCTTCCTCCTCAAACCTCGCGGTTCGGGGACCCCGTGCGGCGAGCGTAGGCACGCCCCTCCCGCGCGCGGCTCGCCCGCGGCGGGTGATCCGCTCCGGGCGGGCTCGTGTCCGAGGTGTGTCCTGTCTCACATCCCTGTCATGTCACGTTCTGGGGGCGGCCCCCGTCGCCAAGGGCGACAGCAGCCCTCGAACCGGGAGTGACAGATGCCGACCGACCACCAGATCATCGTCCTGGGGGCCGGATACACCGGGACGATGTGCGCGATCCGCCTGGCCCGCCGTACCCGCCGGCTCGGCACCGCGATCACGCTGGTCAACCCCACGCCCTGCTTCGTCGAACGGCTCCGCGTCCACCAGATCGCCGCCGGCCGGGAACTGACCGAGCACTCCCTCCCCGACCTCCTGGAAGGCACCGGGATCACCTTCGTGCGCGGCACGGTCACCGCCATCGACCCCGAGACCCGCCAGGTCACGATCGACGGCGCGGACACCCGGTCCTACGACACCCTGGTGTACGCGCCGGGCAGCGGCACCGACACGACCCGCGTCCCCGGCACGGGCGATCACGCCTTCACCCTCGACGACCCCCGCCCGTTCTCCGCCCGCCTGGACGAGCTGGACGCCGCCGGCGGCGGCACCGTCACCGTCTGCGGCGCCGGACTCACCGGGGTCGAGGCCGCCGCCGAGATCGCCGAGAACCGCCCCGGCCTCCGGGTGGCCCTGGTCAGCCGCGACGAGCCCGGCGCCCTGATGGGCGAGAGGGCACGGGGCTACCTGCACCGTTCACTGGACCGCCTCGGCGTCACCCGCATGACCGGCGTGACGGTGACCAAGGTCCTGCCCGAGGCGATCGAACTGGACGGCGGCGAACTCCTCCCCACCGGCGCCTGCCTGTGGACCGCCGGCGTACGGGTCCCCGCGCTGGCCGCCGAGGCCGGGCTCGCCACCGACGAGAACGGCCTGGTCGAGGTGGACGCCACGCTCCGTTCCACGTCCCACCCGGACGTCTACGCCATCGGCGACGCCGCGGCGCTCCGGCAGGCCTGGGGCCGGGTCCACGGGACCTGCCAGAGCGGCCTGCCCGCCGCCGCGTACGCCGCCGACACCATCGCCCGCAGGCTGCGAGGTAAGAACGTCAAGCCGTTCCGGTTCGGCTTCGTTCACCAGCCGGTCAGCATCGGCCGCCGCGACGCGGTCATCCAGTTCACCCGCGCCGACGACACCCCGCGCCGCTGGTACCTCACCGGGAGAGGCGCGGTCGCCTACAAGGAGACCATCAGCAACGGCCCGCTCACCATGTACCGCCTGAGCAAGCGGTTCAACGTCACCGCCACACTCTCCAAGGGAGGCCGTGCCACCCGCGAAGCCTGACCGCGCGGACTACTGCTCGGCCGCCATCTCGGCCGCCACCGCCACGCCGAAGCACCGCAGCACCTTGCCGGCGGCCGACGCCACCCGCGCGCTGCCGACGACCGGCGAGATGGCGACCAGCATCCCCTGCGCCTCCTCCAGCGTGACCCCCGCGTCGGCGGCCATCCCCAGGTTGATCACGTACGACGCCGGAGCGGCGTCCATCGCCACGAGCGCCGCCAGGCGGACGAGAAAGTAGGTCTTGGGGTCGAGTCCCGAACTCTCCAGCGAGTCCAGGTTCATCTCGACGAGTTGCTCCAGCACCGGAGCGTCGCCCTGCGCCACACTGCTCAAGGTCGCTTGCGGAGTGGTCATGTTCTCTCCCAACGCCGTTCGAGGGGGCTCATGCCACGCTGCTGCCAACCCGCCACGTCCCGTATCACCCGGCAAGGGTGAACGAGCAGCCGGACGCCCCGTATTCGGGAACAGGGGGGAGCATCACCAGCCCATCGGCACCGTCTCGGACAACCGCCAACGGTTGCGCGGCCTGCCCGTCCTCCCGGCCACCCGCTCGACGCCGGTTGCGCGCGGCCTGCCCGCCCTCCCGGCCACCCGGGAATCCGGGTCAGAACGCCCGGGCCCGGTCGAGCAGTTCGCGTACGTCCCCCTCGAACCGCAAGCGCCGCACCACCCTGCGCGGAAAAGTGACCGGAAGGTAGAACTCGAAAAGGCCGCCCGAGCGGTGCTTCAAGGCGATCACCACCGCCGTGTCCAGCCGGGGCGGCCCGCCCAGCAGGAGCGGAAGGACCCAGCCCCACGTCCGGGAGTCGATCGCGTTCCCGTACACGAGGGCGGCGCAACGGCTCGTTCCCAGCTTGGCGTGCACGACGGGGTAGAGGGAACGCATGGACCGGGGGCCGTCCCAGTCGACGTATTCTCCAAGGTCGCCGACGCTGAGCGTCTCCGTCCGCACCTCCACTCCCCGCTCCCCGTCGTGGAGCGTGACGCAGAGATTCCGCACGCCTCGCCGCCGCGTCCATTGCCGCGGGGCGACTCGCACGGCCACCTCAAGGACGCGCACATAATCCTCGCGGACGTCCGCTGGAAGGTGTTCGAGCTTGTCCAGCACGACATCGACCCAAGAACTCATTTCGCCCCACCGATATCCAATTGGAACGCCAGAGCACGTTATCCAACCCGCCGGCCTCGAACCACGTCCACGAGGGTCAACCAGCCACCCAGCAGGCCAAACGAGACCGTCCGGCCGCCGCGGCCGTCCCACACGAGATGATCGACGCCGCTGGACGCACCGACACCGTTCGACATCGGACGAACGTCACGCCGGGCCGCCCACATACGGGTAGCCGATGATGTCGAGCGTCCCTGCCAGCGCGCCGAGGTCGGTGGACGGGTTGACACGCCGGACGAGTTCCTCGTCCAGGGGCCGATGCTCGAAGACGGCAGTGACGTCCGCGACGGCCAGTTGCACCTCGAAGTAGTCCTTGACGTAGTCGCAGTACGCCTCCGGAGAGCCCTCGACGAGCAGGTCGAACATCCACCCGGCCCCATCGTCATCGAACTCGATGTCCCCGGTCCGCCATACCGGATCCTCGTTCAGGCGCCACAGGCAGACCGTGGCCGCCAGGAACGGCTCCGTCATCCCCACATGGCAGAAGGCCGGTTCGGTCAGCACGCCGGCGAACTCGTCCGGAACCGATTCGACCAGCCCGGGCCAGAGCGTGTAGTCCTCGTTCGCGTAGGGGCTCATCGGGGACTCGTGATCGAACCCGCGGATGAAGGCGCCCGCGGCCGTGAAGACGATCGAGTACTCGTCCCCGCTGCCGTTGTCCATCGACGCGAGTTCCACCCCGTCGGCCCACCCACTGTGGAACGTGTACTTGGCGTAGCCGTCCGGGCTCAAGATCGCGTCCAGGACGGCGAAGGACCGGCTCAGAGCCCGGACGGTGGCGATGGACGGAAGACGTTCGGCGAGTTCTGCGGCGTTCATCGCGCCATTCAACCGGCCATGACCGACAACAAGCGGTCAGGGGCGCCCCGCGCACCTACGCGGCGCTACCTGCGAAGCCGCAGCCTGCTCCTCGGCGCAGTGGCGGACGGCAGGACGCATCCATTGCCGTCGCCCTCGAGAAAAGACCGCAAGGACGGAAGGTGCGGTAGACCTCCCGACCACGGGACGCGTCCGCACTCACGGGCAGCGCCACGCTACCGACCGTTCGCCGGTTCAGGAACCTAGAACAGCCGCCCGCGATACGGATGGCGCCGCTTCCAGAATCTCTCCCAGAGAAGGACCTCCGCCTCTGGAAGTGGTAGCTCCGGCCAGTATTCACGATAACTATCAGGCTGCTCAGGAATGGTGCACAGGAAGCGCCAGTAGTCCTCCACGACACTATGCAGCTCATCGAGCGTGTACGCACCACGCTCTTGCTCCGAGTAGAGATTCTGGAACCGGATCCCGGACGCACTGATCGTGGTGTCGAAGCTCTCGCTGCTCCAGGGTTCGACCGGGCGTCCGGCCACGGCGTCGTCGACGCTCGCGAGGGCGTCCAGGCAGACACCCAGGTGTGTGCCCATTTCCCCGATCACCCAGGCCCCCAGGGCGCGATACTTCTTATTACCCTCCGGGATCGTCCGGAAGCGCGGCCGCCCGTTCTCACTCAGCAAAAAATAGACGAGAGCCATGACAGGAAATGATTCCATACTTCATCGACCACCAGCGAGGACAACAACCGCATGGTTTGGTGAGCGACAGTCAGAACAGCCGGCGGCCTGTGGCCCTTCAGACCCGCTACTGAAAGGTAGACGATCGGCCATGGGATGATCAGGATGCCACCATATCTGCTCATCTGCCGAACCGGTCGCGGGTAACATATCGCGAAACTAGGGCGACCCTCACGAGGCAGAGGTGCGGATGGATCCGAAAGTCCTGCTTGATCTGGCGGACCTGCCCCACCTCAAGCACGAGAGGCTGGCGCTGCGCCTTCTGCCGGTCGCAGATCTGGAACCGATACTGCTCCCACTGGTCAACAGCGACGCCGGACTGGCCTACCGATCGGTGCACGGCCCGGTGGTCACGGCGAAGGAGCCGGTCGTCCGGCTCCTGGACACCGTTCTCGAGAAGGCGATGCCAGAGGCCTTCGACCCGCTACCCGCCCGCGACCATTGGGATACGGAGGAGGCATTGCCGGCCGGCCCCGGCCCGTTCGGTTCCGGTCTCCTGGCCCTCGGATCCGTGGACGAGCCCGCGGTGTTGCGCGTCACCGACTGGCAGCCGCCAGGGCCTGACGCCCTCTTCGGAGACAGCTTGCCGGAGCCGGAGACCACGACCTGGTCCATCGAGTACGACGAGGAAGCGGAGAACCGCTCCCCGGCCGCCTGGCTGGAGTTGACCGGACCGCTGGAAGCGCTGCGCGGCTACCTGTACCGGCGATTCCACCGGGATGTCAATGACCTCGCCCTGAGCTGGGACAAGGACCTCGAACGCACCCAGCGAATCGAGTACGCAGCTGAGGCACGACGTTTCCTCGACGGCGTGCTGACCGTGTTCCCGCCAGAGAAGTCCCGCTACTTCCTGGGTCACAACGCCGGCTGGGATCGCCATGACGAGGACTACCTGGCGCACGACACGGTGATCGGTGTCGTCGGCGACGAGTACCTCCTGCTCATGTACCTCTACTACAGCCGCTGGTACGGCTGAGTCTTCGCGAGCCGAGACCCGGCCCTGCCGGTCACCTCCAGCCCCCTGACCGACGCGATCCTGACAGCCCTCGTCTCGCCGCCCTCGCCCGTAGGACCACGCGCCGGGATCGGGGAAGACGTCCAGAAACCCGCGTCACCACATCCTCCCGGTAACCACCGCCGAAGGCGGTTGTCATACCAAAGTGGTCCGTATCATCGGTCACATGACTGCGGCAATCCCGGACCCCGCTCGCCAACCAGACCTGCGTGTCTCACATGCCGAACGCGACGCGGTGGTGGAGCAACTGCGGGAGGCCGCGGCGGAGGGCCGCCTCGAAATCGGCGAACTGGAGACACGGCTGGAGCAGGCCCTCACCGCCAAGACCTACGGGGACCTGGTCCCGCTCACCGCGGATCTCCCACCTGTCGCCACGCCGAACGACGGCAAGCCTCTCGTCCTCAAGGGCGGCGTTCACGGCGCGACGCGGAACGGGCGCTGGCAGGTACCCGCCCGAATAACCGCGCACGGCGGCGTCGGAGGCGTCAAGCTCGACTTCACCCGGACCCAGTGCGGCTTGCGAGAGGTGGAGATCGAGGCTCACGGCGAAATGGCCGGCGTGACGATCGTCATCCCCGACGACTGGGCCGCCGACACCGGGGGCCTGGAACCTGGCCTGGGCGGTCTTAAGGACAAGACCACGGATGACAGGCGGCCGGGCACTCCCCTGATCCGCCTCTCCGGCAACGGCGGCCCCGCCGGTGTGGTCATCCGCCACCCCAACAAGTGGGAACGCCGCAAGCTCAAGCGCAACCCGCCCCAGTGAGCC
This region includes:
- a CDS encoding GNAT family N-acetyltransferase — protein: MPDLIQLSDRSDVTPGLRRDLVDCWVQVTRGGGAAGFPFPPVAENDLAPVLDALIARLRPDRERLLVALHGTVPVGWAHLSRDPNPLIPHWGAVNHLQTLPTHRKRGVGTALMNHARDVARDEMGLRRLHLSARSGMGLETFYERLGWREAGRWAKALPPAPDGTLDGTVHGGTLDGGTLDGGTLDGRTLDGRTLDGAPGEVLMVLTPL
- a CDS encoding DUF1707 SHOCT-like domain-containing protein; translation: MTAAIPDPARQPDLRVSHAERDAVVEQLREAAAEGRLEIGELETRLEQALTAKTYGDLVPLTADLPPVATPNDGKPLVLKGGVHGATRNGRWQVPARITAHGGVGGVKLDFTRTQCGLREVEIEAHGEMAGVTIVIPDDWAADTGGLEPGLGGLKDKTTDDRRPGTPLIRLSGNGGPAGVVIRHPNKWERRKLKRNPPQ
- a CDS encoding HdeD family acid-resistance protein codes for the protein MTRFTGGAWGVGVAVGVIAAALGVAIVVWPAATVVVVAVLFGVQLLINGVFRIVQAIVSAEASSGTRVLFTLLGVLSFIVGVLVLRHPLQTIVALGLLFGLFWLISGVMELVTAMTDRGMAGRGWIAALGALSVIAGLIMLAWPGLTLTVLTWFFGIWLITWGLLTLGLTLWVHHADTHGRLMGASR
- a CDS encoding NAD(P)/FAD-dependent oxidoreductase gives rise to the protein MPTDHQIIVLGAGYTGTMCAIRLARRTRRLGTAITLVNPTPCFVERLRVHQIAAGRELTEHSLPDLLEGTGITFVRGTVTAIDPETRQVTIDGADTRSYDTLVYAPGSGTDTTRVPGTGDHAFTLDDPRPFSARLDELDAAGGGTVTVCGAGLTGVEAAAEIAENRPGLRVALVSRDEPGALMGERARGYLHRSLDRLGVTRMTGVTVTKVLPEAIELDGGELLPTGACLWTAGVRVPALAAEAGLATDENGLVEVDATLRSTSHPDVYAIGDAAALRQAWGRVHGTCQSGLPAAAYAADTIARRLRGKNVKPFRFGFVHQPVSIGRRDAVIQFTRADDTPRRWYLTGRGAVAYKETISNGPLTMYRLSKRFNVTATLSKGGRATREA
- a CDS encoding GAP family protein; its protein translation is MHLEILPLAITMMAGPQIMSAIILVTTRQPVRVSLAFLAGVFVATLVGVAITRGIFALVGSAVSFDHSGNKGSVGLIVQYALVAALIALAVKNFVRRETIEPPTWLARLMEATPRKALLTGLLVILLMPSDIMVMLTVGAHLEQVDAGLGSALPFVGLTVLVAATPLLALVLFHRHAAHAMPRVREWMNSHAWVINVVTCLIFIALIV
- a CDS encoding helix-turn-helix transcriptional regulator, with protein sequence MAPRPVQHPGPAAGAPGIGAGPGAGVTPYGTVPPLPGWVIARPRLLERVRKGARGRLTVVTGPPGSGKTVAVHSWAATEERSAIPIVWMSGDRMPGTPQGFHAVLAECLARSGTVPGPHVQGPQAGTAGLLAALETPVVLVLDDFRPERGSALIGLVSGLLEHAGPGLRVVVTTRSDPPFPLRRYALAGRLTEIRADDLAFGEREIAAVLAQHGVRLGPAPLRALAERTEGWAAGVRLAAMSMELQPDPESFVERFAGDDHAVVGYLVEEVLDAQPAGVRRLLLATSVTDRVNAELATELTGDEIGRGFAELVRRNAFVMPLGHGWYRQQTMIREALRLVLDHEAPGEADALCLRAARWFERAGHLPEAVRQAARAGDWEYAARMVVDRLAIGGVLGLRPADPLAELFGAMPAGLAFAAAEPEPAIVAAAVGVARGDDRACATALQHAGRLLERAPGRVQARLCAAFVRLARHRPTGPAGTGAPHGEVPVLLPRFPERLLDDRPELRALVLSARAAAALRAGRSQEAARLFGTAAAAATQAGGDFQRRHCLGHLALIEALHGRFAHAAELAARAEQLPEVSVSPAGRRVPAAHLASAWVRLERYEAKAAADELDRAGRALDACPDPLMAAVRRLIGARLEIARERPDQALRTLGTIGGSAPRAPWIERRLRLVAAEAHAARGAAGPARVAAEQAGGAATPRSAVALARAEVCGGDPAAAAGALRHALTESANVPADVRIEAWLLHARLAYSAEDASGGRRFLDRALRLAERERIRLPFALCGEWLPQVLRHDPDLARPYRSLLGPLRPGDRAEPSRPDGAVPVERLSPRESDVLQRLAGMMSTEEIAADLCLSVNTIKTHLKNIYRKLGVTRRTEAVRRARSLSLLRDR
- a CDS encoding DUF7144 family membrane protein, encoding MAEQMSHGPTTYREPANRWATGFAYFAGCVMVVAGIFGVFAGIAAILKNDVFVFRGDYVFKWDVTGWGWVHLGIGVLLVVAGLAVFTGQLWARVVGIVAAVISAVANFVFLPFFPLWAIVIIALDIVVIWALATYSPERAAY
- a CDS encoding carboxymuconolactone decarboxylase family protein, with translation MTTPQATLSSVAQGDAPVLEQLVEMNLDSLESSGLDPKTYFLVRLAALVAMDAAPASYVINLGMAADAGVTLEEAQGMLVAISPVVGSARVASAAGKVLRCFGVAVAAEMAAEQ